From Mus musculus strain C57BL/6J chromosome 17, GRCm38.p6 C57BL/6J, the proteins below share one genomic window:
- the Lta gene encoding lymphotoxin-alpha isoform X1 has product MTLLGRLHLLRVLGTPPVFLLGLLLALPLGAQGLSGVRFSAARTAHPLPQKHLTHGILKPAAHLVGYPSKQNSLLWRASTDRAFLRHGFSLSNNSLLIPTSGLYFVYSQVVFSGESCSPRAIPTPIYLAHEVQLFSSQYPFHVPLLSAQKSVYPGLQGPWVRSMYQGAVFLLSKGDQLSTHTDGISHLHFSPSSVFFGAFAL; this is encoded by the exons ATGACACTGCTCGGCCGTCTCCACCTCTTGAGGGTGCTTGGCAcccctcctgtcttcctcctggGGCTGCTGCTGGCCCTGCCTCTAGGGGCCCAG GGACTCTCTGGTGTCCGCTTCTCCGCTGCCAGGACAGCCCATCCACTCCCTCAGAAGCACTTGACCCATGGCATCCTGAAACCTGCTGCTCACCTTGTTG GGTACCCCAGCAAGCAGAACTCACTGCTCTGGAGAGCAAGCACGGATCGTGCCTTTCTCCGACATGGCTTCTCTTTGAGCAACAACTCCCTCCTGATCCCCACCAGTGGCCTCTACTTTGTCTACTCCCAGGTGGTTTTCTCTGGAGAAAGCTGCTCCCCCAGGGCCATTCCCACTCCCATCTACCTGGCACACGAGGTCCAGCTCTTTTCCTCCCAATACCCCTTCCATGTGCCTCTCCTCAGTGCGCAGAAGTCTGTGTATCCGGGACTTCAAGGACCGTGGGTGCGCTCAATGTACCAGGGGGCTGTGTTCCTGCTCAGTAAGGGAGACCAGCTGTCCACCCACACCGACGGCATCTCCCATCTACACTTCAGCCCCAGCAGTGTATTCTTTGGAGCCTTTGCACTGTAG